In Sphingomonas sp., a single window of DNA contains:
- the dnaN gene encoding DNA polymerase III subunit beta — protein sequence MKATIERATLLRGLSHVQSVVERRNTIPILSNVLIDAQLGGTIRLMATDLDLQIDETIPAAVDQVGATTVSAHTLFDIVRKLPEGSQVVLTAAEGKLTVVAGRARFQLGTLPRDDFPMIAEGELPTTFELPAETLKQIIDKTRFAISTEETRYYLNGIFFHVTDDATRMLRAAATDGHRLARVTVACPDGADAMPGVIVPRKCVAELRKLLDEVDGSVGVSLSPSKIRFDLGQAILTSKLIDGTFPDYSRVIPTANDKLLKLDPKSLMQGVDRVSTIATEKTRAVKMALERDKVVLSVTSPENGVAAEEVPGEYAAMGFEIGFNSRYLMDILGQIEGDLVEVHLADAAAPTLIRENDSSPALYVLMPMRV from the coding sequence ATGAAGGCGACGATCGAACGCGCAACTCTGTTGAGGGGCCTGAGCCACGTCCAGTCCGTGGTCGAGCGGCGCAACACGATTCCGATCCTGTCCAACGTGCTGATCGATGCGCAGCTGGGCGGCACGATCCGGCTGATGGCGACCGATCTCGATCTGCAGATCGACGAGACGATCCCGGCGGCGGTCGACCAGGTCGGCGCGACGACCGTGTCGGCGCACACGCTGTTCGACATCGTCCGCAAGCTGCCCGAGGGTTCGCAGGTGGTGCTCACCGCGGCCGAGGGCAAGCTGACGGTGGTCGCCGGCCGCGCCCGCTTCCAGCTCGGCACGCTGCCGCGCGACGATTTCCCGATGATCGCCGAGGGCGAGCTGCCGACCACGTTCGAGCTGCCCGCCGAGACGCTCAAGCAGATCATCGACAAGACCCGTTTCGCGATCTCCACCGAGGAGACTCGCTATTATCTGAACGGCATCTTCTTCCACGTGACCGACGATGCCACCCGCATGCTGCGCGCGGCGGCTACCGACGGCCACCGGCTGGCGCGCGTGACGGTGGCGTGCCCGGACGGGGCCGATGCGATGCCGGGCGTGATCGTGCCGCGCAAGTGCGTGGCAGAGCTGCGCAAGCTGCTCGACGAAGTCGACGGTTCGGTGGGCGTGTCGCTCTCGCCCTCGAAGATCCGCTTCGACCTGGGCCAGGCGATCCTCACCTCGAAGCTGATCGACGGCACCTTCCCCGATTACAGCCGGGTGATCCCTACCGCGAACGACAAGCTGCTCAAGCTCGATCCGAAGAGCCTGATGCAGGGCGTCGACCGCGTCTCGACCATCGCGACCGAGAAGACCCGCGCGGTGAAGATGGCGCTGGAGCGCGACAAGGTCGTGCTGTCGGTGACCAGCCCCGAGAACGGCGTCGCGGCCGAGGAAGTCCCCGGCGAATATGCCGCTATGGGTTTCGAGATCGGGTTCAACAGCCGTTACCTGATGGACATTCTCGGCCAGATCGAAGGTGATCTCGTCGAAGTGCATCTGGCGGACGCTGCTGCACCGACACTGATCCGCGAGAATGATTCGTCGCCCGCGCTCTACGTATTGATGCCGATGCGGGTCTGA
- a CDS encoding histidine phosphatase family protein, producing the protein MASTRKGRDFIARHGETVFNIARRMQGDHPHTPLTRAGFAQADAMGAALRELLGPKPKLTLWASSAGRALQTLAIIAEHLELDWHQTRTDDRLVEIGMGSWSGRYYADLEREVGTFLDREHGLYSRPPEGGEWYDAITERVSGWLADTDTDPGDRLVIMHGMSSRILRGVMTGRDVLPQFDAPVAPDLPQGSIVRIEGGVETVVHLGTGRGAAPA; encoded by the coding sequence ATGGCCAGCACCCGGAAAGGCCGCGACTTCATCGCGCGGCACGGCGAGACCGTGTTCAACATCGCCCGGCGGATGCAGGGCGACCATCCCCACACCCCGCTGACCCGCGCCGGCTTTGCCCAGGCCGATGCGATGGGCGCGGCACTGCGCGAACTGCTGGGGCCGAAGCCCAAGCTGACCTTGTGGGCGTCGAGCGCCGGCCGCGCGCTGCAGACGCTGGCGATCATCGCCGAGCATCTCGAGCTCGACTGGCACCAGACGCGCACCGACGACCGGCTGGTCGAGATCGGCATGGGGAGCTGGAGCGGGCGCTATTATGCCGATCTGGAGCGCGAGGTGGGGACGTTCCTCGATCGCGAGCACGGCCTCTATAGCCGTCCGCCCGAGGGCGGCGAATGGTATGACGCGATCACCGAGCGCGTCTCGGGCTGGCTCGCCGACACCGACACCGATCCCGGCGACCGGCTGGTGATCATGCACGGCATGTCGAGCCGCATCCTGCGCGGGGTGATGACGGGCCGCGACGTGCTGCCGCAGTTCGATGCGCCCGTCGCGCCCGACCTGCCGCAGGGCTCGATCGTCCGGATCGAGGGTGGGGTGGAGACGGTGGTGCATCTCGGCACCGGGCGCGGCGCGGCACCGGCATGA
- a CDS encoding porin family protein: MRTKLSIAILAATTAFATPAFAQTQDQSFAGSHAEVIAGWDRVNDKSSYDASKDGVTYGGNIGYDIQRGGTVFGVEGEVTGSTISDRSNDVLNAGDRLRVKAGRDLYVGGRLGFVANPRTLIYAKAGYTNAQFITDYDSPATTPALSFRQRDNYDGWRLGAGAEFKVTDKVFAKAEYRYSNYGSQTNGVDPERHQIVTGLGVRF; encoded by the coding sequence ATGCGTACCAAGCTTTCCATCGCCATTCTGGCAGCCACCACCGCCTTCGCTACGCCTGCCTTCGCGCAGACGCAGGACCAGAGCTTTGCCGGATCGCACGCCGAAGTGATCGCCGGCTGGGACCGCGTGAACGACAAGTCGTCCTATGACGCGTCCAAGGACGGCGTCACCTATGGCGGCAATATCGGGTATGACATCCAGCGCGGCGGCACCGTGTTCGGCGTCGAGGGCGAAGTGACGGGCTCGACGATCAGCGACCGAAGCAACGACGTGCTCAACGCCGGCGACCGCCTGCGCGTCAAGGCGGGCCGCGACCTGTATGTCGGCGGCCGCCTCGGCTTCGTGGCCAACCCGCGCACGCTGATCTACGCCAAGGCCGGCTATACCAACGCCCAGTTCATCACCGACTATGATTCGCCCGCGACCACGCCGGCGCTGTCCTTCCGCCAGCGCGACAATTACGATGGCTGGCGCCTGGGTGCGGGTGCCGAGTTCAAAGTGACCGACAAGGTCTTCGCCAAGGCGGAATATCGCTATTCCAACTATGGCTCGCAGACCAATGGCGTCGATCCCGAGCGTCACCAGATCGTCACGGGGCTGGGCGTCCGCTTCTGA